AAATTCTCCTCATTTTGTGCAAAATCTGAGCCGCGTGCAAAATTAACTTGATAGGCTGGGTTCACCGCTTGTCCATACTCACTCGTAACTCCCGTAAATGTAGCACCAACTGAATATGTGTACCCTGCAGTAGTAGCCCCATTCACACCAGAGCTAGATAAATTACTTAAACGAACGCGGATTGTTTTGTCGTTTGTTGTTGATTTTTCAACCTGTCCGATCAAATTATTTGCTAACGGATACGTATACCCGTTTAAAATATAACTTCCGGCCAGCGTCACCTGTGCAAATGCCGCAGCTTCTACATTACGGTCAAATGTAAACTCTAAATACTCGATTCCTTTATCTTTCACAACATTTGCACTAACAACAGATGGAATCGTCGTATCTGCTACAAAGTTGTAGGCTGTTGAAAATACATTCACTTCACCGGAAACATCGGTAATATACCGTTTAGGCGTTGTCGATATTGTAGTATAGCCATTTAACGAACCATTTGTCGTAACAATATAGGAATTAGCATCGTCTTTATCTTTCACAATACTCGTAATGCCTGGTGAATAAGTATTTTGGGCAATCGTAATATCTGCCGGCACAATTGTACGAATTTCCTCAGAGAATGTTAACTTGAACTTTTTCGCGCCCATTTGTGTAACATTCGTTAAAGTTGGTACAACCCCATCTTTATCCCCTTTTGTAATATATGTTGTTAACGGGTTTGGCGAAGAAAGATTGTTTGAAATATCGATGATTGTTCCAAAAGTAATGGCAATGGACGTACCTGGTGCTAAAACATGTCCTTTTGCTGTAGCTGCAGATAAATCGTAAATAACTTCTGTCGCATTTTTTTCAATTGTCCCTTGAATACCCGAAACAACCGAACCATCTGCTAGTTTAAATTGAGTTACTCCAATCGGATTTGTAACCGGTTCTGTAAAAATCACTTTTACTTTAGTAGCCGAAACATTTTCTACTTTCAAAACGCCCGGTGATGTTTTATCAGGCACGAATGTTGCAATATCATCATATTTAACAAGCTTTTTCGATGTTGCTGATTCAATGCCGTCAACTACGACACGGTAGCGTCCTTCAAGTCCGGCAGTTGCATTAATTGTCACCGTCAATGTACGCTTATCTTCACTTAATTGTCCTTTTGACAATTGTACTTGTCCAAGACGATCGACACCAGTCATCGCAACAAGTTTATTAATGGCTGCCGTATTTAACTCTGTACCCAGTTTAACAGGCTGATTAAATGTAATCGCAAGTTGTCCGCCGTTTGGGTTTGTAATAGAAGAGATTTTCAAATCCGGCACTTCAAACTTCACTTTAGTAGTAAAAGTTTGTTCGTTAACATCAAAAGTAACGTCAGTTTCCACATTTTCCACTAATG
This window of the Solibacillus isronensis genome carries:
- a CDS encoding S-layer homology domain-containing protein, which encodes MKVHTKFLASATAAVLAATAIVPAASAASFTDIKGSGHENAITILSEQGIIGGYPDGTFKPNQNLTRSDVVKLLGKYLVSLGHEVPKDYKTKMRFTDLTAKSQDELLQYAALVKDVGVFQGSNGALMHRDQLRRDQMATVLVRAFKVINKFDYVEAMKETDYKSNISDLNRTTKEHQESIETLAYYAVTKQKTFNPKDPTKRGQFATFLYNMLQIEVPKPEPEKPVLTVKKVEVQAADKLRVTLSDDKAYIVTLKTPLVENVETDVTFDVNEQTFTTKVKFEVPDLKISSITNPNGGQLAITFNQPVKLGTELNTAAINKLVAMTGVDRLGQVQLSKGQLSEDKRTLTVTINATAGLEGRYRVVVDGIESATSKKLVKYDDIATFVPDKTSPGVLKVENVSATKVKVIFTEPVTNPIGVTQFKLADGSVVSGIQGTIEKNATEVIYDLSAATAKGHVLAPGTSIAITFGTIIDISNNLSSPNPLTTYITKGDKDGVVPTLTNVTQMGAKKFKLTFSEEIRTIVPADITIAQNTYSPGITSIVKDKDDANSYIVTTNGSLNGYTTISTTPKRYITDVSGEVNVFSTAYNFVADTTIPSVVSANVVKDKGIEYLEFTFDRNVEAAAFAQVTLAGSYILNGYTYPLANNLIGQVEKSTTNDKTIRVRLSNLSSSGVNGATTAGYTYSVGATFTGVTSEYGQAVNPAYQVNFARGSDFAQNEENLSVLSVETSYNARQGTNIDNKTIVITFSTHVDGITASNLQNYTLDGLTIKQAVVKHNEPYKVYLTVKEDIAQSRVTNLTISNLRALNSIVTMEPKTELIFLNENIAPKYQYYNITGTDTITLSFNEAVKNALNHSFEVKVGDLAVPISQIYSTTNEQVAIRLAQPLKSNQVVTITQTATSTVSDYANNKLVLSPIQFTVPTNINY